The Elaeis guineensis isolate ETL-2024a chromosome 13, EG11, whole genome shotgun sequence genome includes a region encoding these proteins:
- the LOC105056293 gene encoding CASP-like protein 4A2, translating into MAAPTTGSAPRPAPLPALPESTPASAVVANREEPSNEWYAWSGHDRQGEESRGVTRILWRGRQAAALRRAAVGARVAETVLCLVAFSVLAADHRKGWALDSYYHYSQFRYCVSVNVIGFVYAGFQVYAEFHHMMKKKHIIDRPVGNYFDFAMDQILAYLLISASSSATARIADWVSNWGTDPFPNMANGSVAVSFLAFLAFAFSSLISAYNLFNRNI; encoded by the exons ATGGCGGCGCCGACGACGGGTTCGGCCCCCCGCCCCGCTCCGCTGCCGGCCCTGCCGGAAAGCACCCCGGCGTCGGCGGTCGTGGCGAACCGGGAAGAGCCGAGCAACGAGTGGTACGCGTGGAGCGGCCACGACCGGCAGGGAGAGGAGTCGCGAGGAGTCACACGGATCTTGTGGCGGGGCCGCCAGGCGGCGGCGTTGCGGAGGGCGGCGGTGGGGGCAAGGGTGGCGGAGACGGTGCTCTGCCTTGTCGCCTTCTCCGTCCTCGCCGCCGACCACCGCAAGGGCTGGGCCCTCGATTCCTACTACCACTACAGCCAATTCCG GTATTGCGTGTCGGTGAATGTGATTGGATTCGTGTACGCGGGATTCCAGGTGTATGCGGAGTTTCACCACATGATGAAAAAGAAGCACATCATCGACCGTCCGGTTGGGAATTACTTCGACTTCGCCATGGATCAA ATATTGGCATACCTTCTGATTTCAGCATCATCCTCGGCAACGGCTCGCATCGCTGACTGGGTGTCCAACTGGGGAACCGATCCCTTCCCAAACATGGCCAATGGCTCTGTTGCTGTGTCCTTCCTCGCTTTTTTGGCATTTGccttcagctccctcatctctgcCTACAATCTCTTCAACCGAAATATATAA
- the LOC105056351 gene encoding uncharacterized protein, which produces MPRPSLPLLFKVATAAVTGGAALLAFRRLNRDEAVVSLRREIRDALHLLRPVAGGAAATPPAVLVAGIRAHGKSSFVNTACRALACEAGPLILRAETAPPGPGSATVARRVVRAVVAGGQGAEEEEEEAMVELVDAPALPEAGRLTRADVEAALGGVGGGIGAAPAVECVVLVLRCGGPAKERNLAVRKLPEIASAIRERGLHLVIVLTHRKAIKSLKEAEDVRREVAFRARTDCVYFMENYISSNTLNIRHPRALRNEFETHFTVLTIIRQCIEFVKLYRSHSSQKTDTMK; this is translated from the exons ATGCCGCgcccttctctccctctcctctttaaGGTGGCCACCGCCGCCGTCACCGGCGGTGCCGCGCTCCTCGCATTCCGGCGGCTCAACCGCGACGAGGCTGTCGTCTCCCTCCGCCGTGAGATCCGCGACGCCCTCCACCTCCTCCGTCCGGTCGCCGGTGGAGCTGCCGCCACCCCGCCAGCGGTCCTCGTCGCGGGAATCCGGGCCCACGGCAAGAGCTCGTTCGTGAACACCGCGTGCCGCGCCCTCGCATGCGAGGCCGGCCCCCTGATCCTCCGCGCGGAAACAGCTCCGCCGGGCCCCGGCTCCGCTACCGTCGCGCGCCGGGTGGTCCGGGCGGTGGTGGCGGGTGGACAGggtgcggaggaggaggaggaggaggcgatgGTGGAGCTGGTGGACGCGCCGGCGCTGCCGGAGGCCGGAAGGCTGACGAGGGCCGACGTGGAGGCGGCCCTGGGCGGCGTCGGGGGAGGGATTGGGGCGGCGCCGGCGGTTGAGTGCGTGGTTCTGGTGCTCCGCTGCGGCGGACCGGCGAAGGAGCGGAACCTGGCGGTCAGGAAGCTGCCCGAAATCGCCAGCGCCATTCGCGAACGAG GCTTGCATTTGGTGATCGTGTTAACCCACAGGAAGGCCATTAAAAGCCTGAAAGAAGCTGAAGATGTTCGTCGGGAGGTGGCCTTCAGGGCAAGAACTGATTGTGTttatttcatggagaactacataTCAAGCAACACGCTTAACATTCGCCATCCTCGTGCATTAAGAAATGAGTTTGAGACGCACTTTACGGTGCTTACAATCATCAGGCAGTGCATCGAGTTTGTCAAATTATATCGAAGCCATTCATCACAGAAGACAGATACAATGAAATAG